AAATGCGCATTAAAATACAGACTCTATTTAGCGGATATCAAACAAAACCTTCATCCAAAACCTAAATATTCTTACCCAGGAACCCCAGAATTTCCAAAAAAAGTATTTCCTGGGGCCAATGTATTTAAACCGGTAAGTTAAAAAAATAGGATCTTTCCTAAACGATGGAGAAGGATAAAAAATATTTTGGATTATATTTAATGGTGGTTTTTATATGGACGGGGTGCGCAGGACCGATCGAGGAGTTATATCCCCCACAACCGGATGAACCTTTTCATTCTATTTATTTATTAAACCATAATGATTGGCACACTGGAATTGTAATTCAGATAAAAGAGATTCCTACGGGGGTTTTTCCGGAGAAGGCTCAATTCTCAGATTTTCAATACCTGGAGGTGGGTTGGGGGGACCGAGATTATTACCCTATGTCTGACCCAGGTTTTTGGGTAACCCTTAAAGCTGGTCTTTGGCCTACTCAGAGTGTTTTGCATGTTGTTGGGTTCAACGGCTCAATAGAAAATTTCTTCCCTGAGAGCGAAATCATTGAAATCCATTTATCCAATAAGGGTTTTGAAAATCTCATTGGTTATATTGACAATACTTTTTTAAGAAAGGAAATGGGTAATCCGGTGGATTTGGGCCAAGGTCTTTATAAAAACAGCCGTTTTTATATGGCGAAAGAAAAATTCCACCTTTTTAAAACCTGTAATGTTTGGGTGGCTCAGGCCCTTCGTTCGGCAGGATGTCCCATTACCCCCTTTTATGCTATTTCAGCAGGAAACACCATCTATCAAGCACAAAAATTCGGTACCCCTCTTTCTCATTTAAAAAAAGAAAACCCGGTAAAAACCTTACCGGGTCATTAAAAAAGAACGGAATTATGGAAATTTATTAAATTCAGGAAAGGGTGTTTTTTCTAAGTTTCCTTCCGACAAGAGCAAAACCCATTAAACCTGCCCCAAGAAGAATCAAGCTAGTGGGTTCAGGAACGGAGGCCGTATCATTCGCAGTGATTGCTCCACCTGCTTGAGTTCCCGAAAATGCCGCTCCGGCTGTTGGGGCGGTTCCGAAGAAAATTTGAACCTGGGCGATAGACCCTCCATTAGGGGGAGGATTAAATGCCAAAAGGTTGGCTAAATTGGGATCCACGTAGTTAATATTTAAAAGTCCCGAAAAGGAAGAAGTATAGGTACCTCCCCCACCAGTACAGCAACTGAAAGTGGTAATATCAGCGAAATTCCCGGTCATTAAAACAGCCGAGCCGGAACCAGCGTTTCCGTTAATGGAAAGGCTTCCACCGGAGTTGAACTTATATTCAAAAGGAGAGCTTAAGGAAAGGCTGTTCAAAGTACCCGTTGTAAAATTAAGGGCCCCGCCGGTAATGCTTGTGGTTGTGGTTCCATTGCCGACCGAAGTGACCAAGCCATTTGAGGTTGTTAAAGGGGCTGGACCCCCGCCGTAGGAAACCGTCCCGCCATATCCTAAATTAAAAACAATGGGGACCGCAAATGCATTGGAATGGTTAAGCCCAACTAAAAGTGCGATCGCTATGAACGCTGTAAACAATCTTATCTTTCCCATGTAAGTGTTACCTCCTTTTCAAGGGGAAATATAAGCAATTCTTTTGCCAAAATATA
The nucleotide sequence above comes from Nitrospiria bacterium. Encoded proteins:
- a CDS encoding PEP-CTERM sorting domain-containing protein is translated as MGKIRLFTAFIAIALLVGLNHSNAFAVPIVFNLGYGGTVSYGGGPAPLTTSNGLVTSVGNGTTTTSITGGALNFTTGTLNSLSLSSPFEYKFNSGGSLSINGNAGSGSAVLMTGNFADITTFSCCTGGGGTYTSSFSGLLNINYVDPNLANLLAFNPPPNGGSIAQVQIFFGTAPTAGAAFSGTQAGGAITANDTASVPEPTSLILLGAGLMGFALVGRKLRKNTLS
- a CDS encoding DUF2459 domain-containing protein, with the protein product MEKDKKYFGLYLMVVFIWTGCAGPIEELYPPQPDEPFHSIYLLNHNDWHTGIVIQIKEIPTGVFPEKAQFSDFQYLEVGWGDRDYYPMSDPGFWVTLKAGLWPTQSVLHVVGFNGSIENFFPESEIIEIHLSNKGFENLIGYIDNTFLRKEMGNPVDLGQGLYKNSRFYMAKEKFHLFKTCNVWVAQALRSAGCPITPFYAISAGNTIYQAQKFGTPLSHLKKENPVKTLPGH